A region of Leifsonia xyli DNA encodes the following proteins:
- a CDS encoding pilus assembly protein PilM, whose product MATSIVGIDIGSTTIRAVELADPGKPKPTLLRHYAVPIPDGAASRGEVLEPNTIAAGLRQLWQQGGFKSKEVVLGMGNQRVLARDLTVPRMSQTRIRESLPFLVQDMLPVPVADALLDFYPISEGMLETGPVVNGLLIAAVKEAVLGNVKAVQLAGLTPVDVDLLPFALTRAMVTRAGIRGTVALVDIGAHTTSVVVATDGVPQFVRIIPAGGAELTQALRSGLEVSPGEAERIKATTGLAKQVSSPEEQQAVEIVYRVTGELLNSLRNTVSYFVNTRPTTPVESILLTGGGSQLPGMAEALSEMTRLPVAPGDPFHAVTLSRHLDAAQLRQNRSALSAALGLALGSAA is encoded by the coding sequence ATGGCCACCAGCATCGTCGGCATCGACATCGGCAGCACGACCATTCGCGCGGTGGAGCTCGCCGACCCCGGCAAGCCGAAGCCCACGCTGCTGCGGCACTACGCGGTGCCCATCCCCGACGGAGCCGCGTCGCGCGGTGAGGTCCTCGAGCCCAACACGATCGCCGCGGGCCTCCGGCAGCTGTGGCAGCAGGGCGGCTTCAAGAGCAAGGAGGTCGTGCTGGGGATGGGGAACCAGCGTGTCCTCGCGCGCGACCTGACCGTACCGCGCATGTCGCAGACACGCATCCGGGAGAGCCTCCCGTTCCTGGTCCAGGACATGCTGCCCGTGCCGGTGGCGGATGCGCTGCTCGACTTCTACCCGATCTCCGAGGGGATGCTCGAGACCGGCCCGGTCGTCAACGGACTGCTCATCGCAGCCGTCAAAGAGGCGGTGCTCGGCAACGTGAAGGCTGTCCAGCTCGCGGGCCTCACGCCGGTCGACGTCGACCTGCTGCCCTTCGCGCTGACCCGCGCCATGGTCACCCGCGCCGGAATCCGGGGCACAGTCGCACTGGTCGACATCGGCGCGCACACCACGAGCGTCGTGGTCGCGACCGACGGCGTTCCGCAGTTCGTCCGCATCATCCCCGCCGGCGGCGCGGAGCTCACCCAGGCGCTCCGGTCGGGCCTCGAGGTCTCGCCCGGCGAGGCCGAGCGGATCAAGGCGACCACCGGCCTCGCCAAGCAGGTCAGCTCGCCGGAGGAGCAGCAGGCGGTCGAGATCGTCTACCGCGTGACCGGCGAGCTGCTCAACAGCCTGCGCAACACGGTCAGCTACTTCGTCAACACCCGCCCCACGACGCCGGTCGAGAGCATCCTGCTCACCGGCGGCGGCTCGCAGCTGCCCGGCATGGCCGAGGCGCTCAGCGAGATGACCCGGCTCCCCGTCGCGCCGGGCGACCCCTTCCACGCCGTCACGCTGTCGCGTCACCTCGACGCGGCGCAGCTGCGGCAGAACCGGTCGGCGCTCTCCGCAGCGCTCGGCCTCGCCCTCGGGAGTGCAGCATGA
- a CDS encoding peptidase A24 produces MTPAFFVFGLVCAGVFGALIGSFLNVVVYRVPAGRSIVSPPSACGSCGAEIRPYDNIPVLSWLVLRGRCRACRSAISIRYPLVEAATAGAFALVAWWFWAGPQASVASGPAGIASRVLVVVAFLYLMAISIALALIDLDTHRLPNALVLPSYGVGIVLLGAAALVGGDPFALARAAIGGAALFLFYLVLALVRPDGMGFGDVKLAGVLGIFLGFLGWAPLLVGAFAAFLLGGLFGIALLATRRAGRRSGIPFGPWMLAGAWLGILAGPSIGSAYLALLGLS; encoded by the coding sequence ATGACCCCCGCCTTCTTCGTCTTCGGCCTGGTGTGCGCCGGCGTCTTCGGCGCCCTGATCGGCTCGTTCCTCAACGTGGTCGTCTACCGCGTCCCGGCCGGGCGCTCGATAGTGTCGCCGCCGAGCGCGTGCGGCAGCTGCGGTGCAGAGATCCGGCCGTACGACAACATCCCGGTGCTGTCGTGGCTGGTGCTGCGCGGCCGTTGCCGCGCCTGCCGCAGCGCCATCTCCATCCGCTACCCGCTGGTGGAGGCGGCCACCGCGGGTGCTTTCGCGCTCGTCGCGTGGTGGTTCTGGGCGGGACCGCAGGCGTCTGTCGCGAGCGGTCCGGCGGGTATCGCGTCTCGTGTCCTCGTCGTGGTCGCCTTCCTCTATCTCATGGCGATCTCGATCGCGCTGGCGCTCATCGACCTCGACACGCATCGCCTGCCGAACGCGCTCGTTCTGCCGTCGTACGGCGTCGGCATCGTTCTGCTCGGCGCCGCCGCCCTCGTCGGCGGCGACCCGTTCGCGCTGGCGCGCGCCGCTATCGGCGGAGCCGCCCTGTTCCTCTTCTATCTCGTCCTCGCCCTCGTGCGCCCGGACGGGATGGGCTTCGGCGACGTCAAGCTCGCCGGCGTCCTCGGGATCTTCCTCGGCTTCCTCGGCTGGGCGCCGCTGCTCGTGGGCGCGTTCGCCGCGTTCCTGCTCGGCGGTCTGTTCGGGATCGCCCTGCTCGCGACCCGCCGCGCCGGCCGCCGCAGCGGCATCCCGTTCGGACCGTGGATGCTCGCCGGCGCCTGGCTCGGCATCCTCGCCGGACCCTCGATCGGGAGCGCCTACCTGGCGCTCCTCGGACTCAGCTGA